In Pseudomonas fakonensis, one DNA window encodes the following:
- a CDS encoding aldehyde dehydrogenase, which produces MTTLTRADWEQRAQQLKIEGRAFINGEYTDAASGETFDCLSPVDGRFLAKVASCDLADANHAVDNARAVFESGVWSRLAPAKRKATLIRFADLLRKNVEELALLETLDMGKPIGDSSSIDIPGAANAIHWTAEAIDKVYDEVAPTPHDQLGLVTREPVGVVGAIVPWNFPLLMACWKLGPALATGNSIVLKPSEKSPLTAIRIAQLAIEAGIPKGVLNVLPGYGHTVGKALALHMDVDTLVFTGSTKIAKQLMVYAGESNMKRVWLEAGGKSPNIVFADAPDLQAAAEAAASAIAFNQGEVCTAGSRLLVERSIKDKFLPMVVEALKGWKPGNPLDPQTTVGALVDTQQMNTVLSYIDAGHQDGAKLLAGGKRTLEETGGTYVEPTIFDGVTNAMRIAKEEIFGPVLSVITFDTAEEAVAIANDTPYGLAAGIWTSDISKAHKTARAVRAGSVWVNQYDGGDMTAPFGGFKQSGNGRDKSLHALEKYTELKATWIKL; this is translated from the coding sequence ATGACCACCCTGACTCGTGCGGACTGGGAACAGCGTGCCCAGCAACTGAAGATCGAAGGCCGCGCCTTCATCAACGGCGAATACACCGATGCCGCATCCGGTGAAACCTTCGACTGCCTGAGCCCGGTGGACGGACGCTTCCTGGCCAAGGTTGCCAGCTGTGACCTGGCCGACGCCAACCACGCTGTCGACAATGCCCGAGCGGTGTTCGAATCCGGCGTCTGGTCGCGCCTGGCCCCGGCCAAGCGCAAGGCTACCCTGATCCGCTTCGCAGACTTGCTGCGCAAGAACGTCGAAGAGCTGGCCCTGCTGGAAACCCTCGACATGGGCAAGCCGATCGGCGACTCGTCGAGCATCGACATCCCGGGTGCAGCCAACGCTATTCACTGGACCGCCGAAGCCATCGACAAGGTCTACGACGAAGTTGCCCCCACCCCGCACGACCAGCTCGGCCTGGTTACCCGCGAGCCGGTGGGCGTGGTCGGTGCCATCGTACCCTGGAACTTCCCGCTGCTGATGGCCTGCTGGAAGCTGGGCCCGGCCCTGGCCACCGGTAACTCCATCGTCCTCAAACCGTCGGAAAAGTCCCCGCTGACCGCCATCCGCATCGCCCAACTGGCCATCGAGGCCGGCATCCCGAAAGGCGTGCTGAACGTGCTGCCAGGCTACGGCCACACCGTGGGCAAGGCCCTGGCCCTGCACATGGACGTCGACACCCTGGTGTTCACCGGCTCCACCAAGATCGCCAAGCAGCTGATGGTGTACGCGGGCGAGTCGAACATGAAGCGCGTGTGGCTGGAAGCCGGCGGCAAGAGCCCGAACATCGTCTTCGCCGACGCTCCGGACCTGCAAGCGGCCGCCGAAGCTGCTGCCAGCGCCATCGCCTTCAACCAGGGCGAGGTCTGCACTGCCGGTTCCCGCCTGCTGGTGGAGCGCTCGATCAAGGACAAGTTCCTGCCCATGGTGGTCGAGGCCTTGAAGGGCTGGAAGCCAGGCAACCCGCTGGACCCGCAAACCACCGTCGGCGCGCTGGTCGACACCCAGCAGATGAATACCGTGCTGTCGTACATCGACGCCGGCCACCAGGACGGCGCCAAGCTGCTGGCCGGTGGCAAGCGCACCCTCGAAGAGACCGGCGGCACCTATGTCGAGCCGACCATCTTCGACGGCGTGACCAACGCCATGCGCATCGCCAAGGAAGAGATCTTCGGCCCGGTGCTGTCGGTAATCACCTTCGACACCGCCGAAGAAGCCGTGGCCATTGCCAACGACACCCCGTACGGCCTGGCGGCCGGCATCTGGACCTCGGACATCTCCAAGGCCCACAAGACCGCCCGCGCCGTGCGTGCCGGCAGCGTCTGGGTCAACCAGTACGATGGCGGCGACATGACCGCCCCGTTCGGTGGCTTCAAGCAGTCGGGCAACGGCCGCGACAAGTCGCTGCACGCCCTGGAGAAGTACACCGAGCTGAAGGCGACCTGGATCAAGCTGTAA
- a CDS encoding cupin domain-containing protein, whose product MSIASIVDFAQVLTEAERYRPAAEKILKGEPDQAVYNHYSSPCGQFAAGVWEGEVGQWTVNYTEHEYCEIVQGVSVLRDQDGNAKTLRVGDRFVIPAGFKGTWEVLEPCRKIYVLFEQK is encoded by the coding sequence ATGAGCATTGCCAGCATCGTCGACTTCGCCCAGGTGCTTACCGAGGCCGAACGCTACCGCCCGGCCGCCGAGAAAATCCTCAAGGGCGAGCCGGACCAGGCTGTCTACAACCATTACTCCAGCCCTTGCGGGCAGTTTGCCGCGGGCGTGTGGGAAGGTGAGGTGGGGCAGTGGACGGTGAACTACACCGAGCATGAGTACTGCGAGATCGTGCAGGGTGTTTCGGTGCTGCGTGACCAGGACGGCAATGCCAAGACCTTGCGCGTTGGCGACCGCTTCGTCATCCCGGCGGGCTTCAAGGGCACCTGGGAGGTGCTGGAGCCGTGCCGCAAGATCTATGTGCTGTTCGAGCAGAAGTAG
- a CDS encoding I78 family peptidase inhibitor → MTNDQIIDELKHLNGTRYVPSVRAYIQEMSGRALVLGPGDMHTHDFNAQRIHIIVDEQRILGLHFS, encoded by the coding sequence ATGACCAACGACCAGATCATCGATGAACTGAAACACCTCAACGGCACTCGCTACGTTCCAAGCGTGCGGGCCTACATCCAGGAAATGAGCGGCCGTGCGCTGGTGCTGGGCCCAGGGGATATGCACACCCACGACTTCAACGCGCAGCGTATCCACATCATCGTCGATGAGCAGCGCATCCTTGGCCTGCACTTCAGCTGA
- the rpmG gene encoding 50S ribosomal protein L33 has product MRELIRLVSSAGTGHFYTTDKNKRTTPDKIEIKKYDPVVRKHVVYKEAKIK; this is encoded by the coding sequence ATGCGTGAATTGATCCGTCTGGTTTCGAGTGCCGGTACCGGCCACTTCTACACCACCGACAAGAACAAGCGCACCACCCCGGACAAAATCGAGATCAAGAAATACGATCCGGTTGTTCGCAAGCACGTGGTGTACAAGGAAGCCAAGATCAAGTAA
- the rpmB gene encoding 50S ribosomal protein L28: protein MSRVCQVTGKGPVTGNNISHANNKTRRRFLPNLQHHRFWVESENRFVRLRVSAKGMRIIDKRGIDAVLVDIRKAGAKV, encoded by the coding sequence ATGTCGAGAGTCTGTCAAGTTACTGGTAAGGGTCCAGTAACCGGGAACAACATTTCCCACGCAAACAACAAAACCCGTCGTCGTTTCCTGCCGAACCTGCAGCACCACCGTTTCTGGGTTGAATCCGAGAACCGTTTCGTGCGTCTGCGTGTATCCGCCAAAGGCATGCGCATCATCGACAAGCGCGGCATCGACGCCGTTCTGGTTGACATCCGCAAAGCTGGCGCCAAGGTTTAA
- a CDS encoding ABC transporter substrate-binding protein, producing MRVAALSLLFTALCATGLAQAAPLSVCTEASPEGFDVVQYNSLTTTNASADVLMNRLVEFDAQQGKVVPSLAERWSVSPDGLIYDFQLRKDVKFHSTAYFKPSRELDADDVLFSFQRMLYPAHAWHKTAPGGYPHAQSLQLGSLIKSIDAPEPHTVRFTLTHPDATFLATLSMGFASIYSAEYADKLLKAGTPEKLNSQPIGTGPFVFQRFQKDAVVRYRANPDYFAGKPAVDPLIFAITTDANVRLQKLKRGECQVALSPKPLDVAEAGKDGNLKVATTPAFMTAFVAINSQHPPLDKPEVRQAINLAFDKQAYIKAVFEDTATAANGPYPPNTWSYAKDLPGYAMDQKKAKALLNKAGLAKGFETTIWTRPSGSLLNPNPALGAQMLQADLAKIGIKAEIRTIEWGELIRRAKAGEHDLLFMGWAGDNGDPDNFLSPQFSCAAVQSGTNFARFCDNRLDQLINAGRTTNDQSVRSRLYQQAQTLIQQQALWVPLAHPTAATLLRQDVQGYQASPFGRLDFSKVSVGR from the coding sequence ATGCGTGTCGCCGCCCTTTCCTTGTTATTCACCGCGCTGTGCGCCACCGGCCTGGCCCAGGCTGCGCCGCTGTCGGTGTGCACCGAAGCCAGCCCCGAAGGCTTCGACGTGGTGCAGTACAACTCGCTGACCACCACCAACGCCTCGGCCGACGTGCTGATGAACCGCCTGGTCGAGTTCGACGCCCAGCAGGGCAAGGTGGTACCGAGCCTGGCCGAGCGCTGGAGCGTATCGCCGGACGGGCTGATCTACGACTTCCAGCTGCGTAAAGACGTGAAGTTCCACAGCACGGCGTACTTCAAGCCCAGCCGCGAGCTGGATGCCGATGACGTGCTGTTCAGCTTCCAGCGCATGCTCTACCCCGCCCACGCCTGGCACAAGACCGCCCCTGGCGGCTACCCGCACGCCCAGTCGCTGCAACTGGGCAGCCTGATCAAGTCGATCGACGCCCCCGAGCCGCACACCGTGCGCTTCACTCTGACCCACCCGGACGCCACCTTCCTGGCCACCCTGAGCATGGGCTTCGCTTCGATCTACTCGGCCGAATACGCCGACAAGCTGCTCAAGGCCGGCACCCCGGAGAAGCTCAACAGCCAGCCGATCGGTACCGGCCCGTTCGTGTTCCAGCGCTTCCAGAAGGACGCTGTGGTGCGCTACCGCGCCAACCCTGACTACTTCGCCGGTAAGCCCGCGGTCGACCCGCTGATCTTCGCCATCACCACCGACGCCAACGTGCGCCTGCAAAAGCTCAAGCGCGGCGAATGCCAGGTGGCGCTGTCGCCCAAGCCGCTGGATGTGGCCGAGGCCGGCAAGGACGGCAACCTCAAGGTGGCAACAACGCCTGCGTTCATGACCGCGTTCGTCGCCATCAACAGCCAGCACCCGCCGCTGGACAAACCCGAGGTACGCCAGGCGATCAACCTGGCCTTCGACAAGCAGGCCTACATCAAGGCCGTGTTCGAAGACACCGCCACCGCCGCCAATGGCCCCTACCCGCCGAACACCTGGAGCTACGCCAAGGACCTGCCGGGCTACGCCATGGACCAGAAGAAGGCCAAGGCGCTGCTGAACAAGGCTGGCCTTGCCAAAGGCTTCGAAACGACCATCTGGACCCGCCCGTCGGGCAGCCTGCTCAACCCCAACCCGGCGCTGGGCGCGCAGATGCTGCAGGCGGACCTTGCCAAGATCGGCATCAAGGCCGAGATCCGCACCATCGAATGGGGTGAACTGATCCGCCGGGCAAAAGCGGGCGAACATGATTTGCTGTTCATGGGCTGGGCCGGCGACAACGGCGACCCGGACAACTTCCTCAGCCCGCAGTTTTCTTGCGCGGCGGTGCAGTCCGGGACCAACTTCGCGCGCTTCTGCGACAACCGCCTGGACCAGCTGATCAACGCTGGGCGTACCACCAACGACCAGAGCGTGCGCAGCCGGCTGTACCAGCAGGCGCAGACGTTGATCCAGCAGCAGGCGCTGTGGGTACCGCTGGCGCACCCGACCGCCGCGACGCTGTTGCGCCAGGATGTGCAGGGGTACCAGGCCAGCCCGTTCGGGCGGTTGGATTTCAGCAAGGTGTCGGTGGGGCGCTGA
- the radC gene encoding RadC family protein: MNIREWPLEERPREKLLLRGAGSLSDAELLAVFLGSGVKGRSVLDLARGLLVRFGGLRQVLEADRQAFVGELGLGPVRYSQLQALLEIGRRHLATSIERESAMDSPQAVRRYLKAMLRHEASEVFGCLFLDTKHRPLAFEILFRGTIDRASIYPREVVRRALLHNAAALILCHNHPSGNCEPSQDDVHLTQVLKRSLALIDVRVMDHVIVGDGEPLSMVERGWLAG; encoded by the coding sequence ATGAACATCAGGGAGTGGCCGCTCGAGGAGCGGCCGAGGGAGAAACTGTTGCTGCGTGGGGCGGGCAGCTTGTCCGATGCCGAGCTGCTGGCGGTGTTTCTTGGTTCGGGGGTAAAGGGCCGTAGCGTGCTGGACCTGGCGCGCGGGCTGCTGGTGAGGTTCGGCGGCTTGCGCCAGGTGCTCGAGGCCGACCGGCAGGCCTTTGTCGGCGAGCTGGGGCTGGGGCCGGTACGTTACAGCCAGCTGCAAGCCTTGCTGGAGATCGGCCGCCGGCACCTGGCCACGTCCATCGAGCGCGAGTCGGCCATGGACAGCCCGCAGGCCGTGCGCCGTTACCTGAAAGCCATGTTGCGGCACGAGGCCAGTGAGGTGTTTGGTTGCCTGTTCCTCGACACCAAGCACCGGCCGCTGGCGTTCGAGATCCTGTTCCGCGGCACCATCGACCGGGCCAGCATCTACCCGCGTGAAGTAGTGCGCCGGGCGTTGCTGCACAACGCGGCGGCGCTGATCCTGTGCCACAACCACCCGTCAGGCAATTGCGAGCCGAGCCAGGATGACGTGCACCTGACCCAGGTGCTCAAGCGTTCGCTGGCGCTGATCGATGTGCGGGTGATGGACCATGTGATCGTCGGCGACGGCGAGCCGCTGTCGATGGTCGAGCGGGGGTGGTTGGCAGGGTAG
- the coaBC gene encoding bifunctional phosphopantothenoylcysteine decarboxylase/phosphopantothenate--cysteine ligase CoaBC: MQRLYRKRIVLGVGGGIAAYKSAELIRRLLEHGAQVRVVMTRGGAEFITPLTLQALSGHPVHMDLLDPAAEAAMGHIELAKWADLVLIAPATADLMARLAQGMADDLLTTLVLATDATVAVAPAMNQAMWRDPATQDNLDLLKRRGIQVFGPASGSQACGDVGLGRMLEATDLAWCAAESFKREALTGKHVLITAGPTQENIDPVRYITNHSSGKMGFALAEAAAEAGARVTLVTGPVHLPTPDRVSRIDVVSARDMLAACEAAMGCDLFIASAAVADYRPEVVAPQKLKKDPTTGDGMLLQMVRNPDILATIAGRPDRPFSVGFAAETEHLLDYATRKLKDKNLDLIVANDVANPSIGFNSEENALTVIDRQQHQTLFAQTSKGKIARQLVAFIAERLNQVQ, from the coding sequence ATGCAGCGGCTGTATCGCAAGCGCATCGTTCTCGGCGTGGGTGGCGGCATTGCCGCCTACAAGAGCGCCGAGCTGATTCGCCGACTCCTGGAACACGGCGCGCAGGTGCGCGTGGTCATGACCCGCGGCGGTGCCGAATTCATCACCCCGCTCACCCTGCAGGCGCTGTCCGGCCACCCCGTGCACATGGACTTGCTCGACCCCGCCGCCGAAGCGGCCATGGGCCACATCGAACTGGCCAAATGGGCCGACCTGGTACTGATCGCCCCGGCCACCGCCGACCTGATGGCGCGCCTGGCCCAGGGCATGGCCGATGACCTGCTGACCACCCTGGTACTGGCCACCGACGCCACCGTGGCGGTGGCCCCGGCAATGAACCAGGCCATGTGGCGCGACCCGGCCACCCAGGACAACCTCGACCTGCTCAAGCGCCGTGGCATCCAGGTGTTCGGCCCGGCCTCGGGCAGCCAGGCCTGTGGCGACGTGGGCCTGGGCCGCATGCTCGAGGCCACCGACCTTGCCTGGTGCGCCGCCGAAAGCTTCAAGCGCGAGGCCCTTACCGGCAAGCACGTGCTGATCACCGCCGGCCCCACGCAAGAAAACATCGACCCGGTGCGCTACATCACCAACCATAGTTCAGGGAAGATGGGCTTCGCCCTGGCGGAAGCCGCCGCCGAAGCCGGGGCCCGGGTGACCCTGGTCACTGGCCCCGTGCACCTACCCACCCCCGACCGTGTCAGCCGCATCGACGTGGTCAGCGCGCGGGACATGCTCGCAGCCTGCGAAGCGGCCATGGGCTGCGACCTGTTCATTGCCTCGGCTGCGGTCGCGGACTACCGCCCGGAAGTCGTCGCCCCGCAAAAATTGAAGAAAGATCCCACCACCGGCGACGGCATGCTGCTGCAGATGGTGCGCAATCCCGATATCCTAGCGACCATTGCCGGCCGACCCGACCGCCCGTTCAGCGTAGGCTTCGCCGCCGAGACCGAGCACCTGCTCGACTACGCCACGCGCAAGCTCAAGGACAAGAACCTCGACCTGATCGTCGCCAATGATGTGGCCAACCCCAGCATCGGCTTCAACAGCGAGGAAAACGCCCTGACCGTGATCGACCGCCAACAGCACCAGACCCTCTTTGCGCAGACCAGCAAGGGCAAGATCGCCCGCCAGCTGGTTGCCTTCATCGCCGAACGGCTCAACCAGGTTCAATAA
- the dut gene encoding dUTP diphosphatase, giving the protein MHALQAKILDPRLGSEFPLPQYATPGSAGLDLRALLKEDTVLEPGQTLLIPTGLSVYIGDPGLAAMILPRSGLGHKHGIVLGNLVGLIDSDYQGELMVSCWNRGNTPFTITVGERIAQLILVPVVQAHFELVEQFDETQRGAGGFGHSGTR; this is encoded by the coding sequence ATGCACGCTCTTCAAGCCAAGATCCTCGACCCTCGCCTGGGTAGCGAATTCCCGCTGCCGCAATACGCCACCCCAGGCTCCGCCGGTCTCGACCTGCGCGCCCTGCTCAAAGAGGACACCGTCCTCGAGCCGGGCCAGACCCTGCTGATCCCTACCGGCCTTTCGGTGTACATCGGCGACCCGGGGCTGGCGGCGATGATCCTGCCGCGCTCGGGCCTGGGCCACAAACACGGCATCGTGCTGGGCAACCTGGTCGGCCTGATCGACTCGGACTACCAGGGCGAGCTGATGGTCAGCTGCTGGAACCGCGGCAACACGCCGTTCACCATCACCGTTGGCGAGCGCATTGCGCAGCTGATTCTGGTGCCGGTGGTGCAGGCGCATTTCGAGCTGGTCGAGCAGTTCGACGAGACCCAGCGCGGCGCTGGCGGCTTCGGCCACTCCGGCACCCGCTGA
- the argB gene encoding acetylglutamate kinase, translating into MTLDRDAASHVAEVLSEALPYIRRFVGKTLVIKYGGNAMESEELKTGFARDIVLMKAVGINPVVVHGGGPQIGDLLKRLSIESHFIDGMRVTDSATMDVVEMVLGGQVNKDIVNLINRHGGSAIGLTGKDAELIRAKKLTVSRQTPEMTQPEIIDIGHVGEVVSVNTDLLNMLVKGDFIPVIAPIGVGANGESYNINADLVAGKVAEALKAEKLMLLTNIAGLMDKQGQVLTGLTTEQVNALIADGTIYGGMLPKIKCALDAVQGGVNSSHIIDGRVPNAVLLEIFTDSGVGTLITNRKRS; encoded by the coding sequence ATGACCCTCGATCGCGATGCCGCTTCCCATGTAGCCGAGGTTTTGTCCGAAGCACTGCCCTACATCCGCCGTTTCGTCGGCAAGACCCTGGTGATCAAGTACGGCGGCAACGCGATGGAGAGCGAAGAGCTCAAGACCGGCTTCGCCCGTGACATCGTGCTGATGAAGGCCGTGGGCATCAACCCGGTGGTGGTGCACGGCGGCGGCCCGCAGATCGGCGACCTGCTCAAGCGCCTGTCTATCGAAAGCCACTTCATCGACGGCATGCGCGTCACCGACTCGGCGACCATGGATGTGGTGGAAATGGTCCTGGGCGGCCAGGTGAACAAGGATATCGTCAACCTGATCAACCGCCACGGTGGCAGCGCCATCGGCCTGACCGGCAAGGACGCCGAGCTGATCCGCGCGAAAAAGCTCACCGTCAGCCGCCAGACCCCGGAGATGACCCAGCCGGAAATCATCGACATCGGCCACGTCGGCGAGGTGGTCAGCGTCAACACCGACCTGCTCAACATGCTGGTGAAGGGCGATTTCATCCCGGTGATTGCGCCGATCGGCGTGGGCGCCAACGGTGAGTCGTACAACATCAACGCCGACCTGGTAGCCGGCAAGGTGGCCGAGGCGCTGAAAGCCGAAAAGCTGATGCTGCTGACCAACATCGCCGGCCTGATGGACAAGCAGGGCCAGGTGCTGACCGGCCTGACCACCGAGCAGGTCAACGCACTGATCGCCGACGGCACCATCTACGGCGGCATGCTGCCGAAGATCAAGTGCGCGCTGGATGCGGTGCAGGGCGGCGTGAACAGCTCGCACATCATCGACGGCCGCGTGCCGAACGCCGTGCTGCTGGAGATCTTCACCGACAGCGGCGTGGGCACCCTGATCACCAACCGCAAGCGTTCCTGA
- a CDS encoding CsgG/HfaB family protein, with protein MKYASHGLVLAAALAVGSLAGCATETSTAVAVQQVESVNRPYSGLRTPIAVGKFDNRSSYMRGIFSDGVDRLGGQAKTILITHLQQTNRFNVLDRDNMGEIQQEAAIKGQAQRLKGADFVVTGDVTEFGRKEVGDHQLFGILGRGKTQIAYAKVALNIVNISTSEVVYSSQGAGEYALSNREIIGFGGTASYDSTLNGKVLDLAMREAVNKLVGAVESGQWKPQAQ; from the coding sequence GTGAAATACGCATCACATGGACTCGTGCTGGCAGCCGCCCTGGCTGTCGGGTCCCTTGCCGGCTGTGCCACAGAAACCTCCACCGCTGTCGCCGTACAGCAAGTCGAAAGCGTCAACCGCCCCTACAGCGGCCTGCGCACCCCTATTGCCGTAGGCAAGTTCGACAACCGCTCCAGCTACATGCGCGGGATTTTCTCCGATGGCGTCGACCGCCTTGGCGGCCAGGCCAAGACCATCCTCATCACCCACCTGCAGCAGACCAACCGCTTCAACGTGCTGGACCGCGACAACATGGGCGAGATCCAGCAGGAAGCGGCGATCAAGGGCCAGGCCCAACGCCTGAAAGGCGCCGATTTCGTGGTGACCGGCGATGTCACCGAGTTCGGCCGCAAAGAGGTGGGCGACCACCAGCTGTTCGGCATTCTCGGCCGCGGCAAGACCCAGATCGCCTACGCCAAGGTGGCGCTGAACATCGTCAACATCAGCACCTCGGAAGTGGTTTATTCCAGCCAGGGCGCGGGTGAGTACGCCTTGTCCAACCGCGAAATCATCGGCTTCGGCGGCACCGCCAGCTATGACTCGACACTCAACGGCAAGGTCCTCGACCTGGCCATGCGCGAAGCGGTGAACAAGCTGGTAGGCGCCGTCGAGAGCGGCCAGTGGAAACCACAGGCGCAGTAA
- a CDS encoding DUF4810 domain-containing protein: protein MNTRISAWRTGAGLLLASALLAGCSGPKTLYQWESYQPQVYGYLKGDSKEEQAAALERDLEKIKAKNGAVPPGYHAQLGLLYSGLGKDDQMIQQFRTEKALFPESAAYMDFLMSNASKGAKQ from the coding sequence ATGAACACCCGCATTTCGGCCTGGCGCACCGGCGCCGGCCTGCTGCTGGCCAGCGCACTGTTGGCCGGCTGCTCCGGCCCCAAGACCCTGTACCAGTGGGAAAGCTACCAGCCCCAGGTATACGGCTACCTCAAGGGCGATTCGAAGGAAGAACAGGCCGCAGCCCTTGAGCGCGACCTGGAGAAAATCAAGGCCAAGAACGGCGCCGTACCGCCGGGCTATCACGCCCAGTTGGGGTTGTTGTACTCGGGCCTGGGCAAGGATGACCAGATGATCCAGCAGTTTCGTACCGAAAAAGCCCTGTTCCCCGAGTCGGCGGCGTACATGGACTTTCTGATGAGCAACGCCAGCAAGGGGGCCAAGCAATGA
- a CDS encoding DUF799 domain-containing protein, protein MIKRITQLLVGACVLALFAGCAERKTIDYSAYKQSRPKSILILPPLNESPDVKATYSMLSQVTYPLAEAGYYVMPVALVDETFRQNGMTTPADIHQLPPAKLQEIFGADAGLYVTVSDYGTRYMILSSATIVTANAKLVDLKTGTTLWTGSATASSEEGRQNQGGLIGMLVSAAINQIISSVQDDAGYPIAGMTSARLLSPYPNGGILYGPRSPKYGTD, encoded by the coding sequence ATGATCAAGCGCATCACCCAACTGCTGGTCGGCGCCTGCGTGCTGGCCCTGTTCGCCGGCTGTGCCGAGCGCAAGACCATCGACTACTCGGCCTACAAGCAAAGCCGGCCGAAGTCGATCCTGATCTTGCCGCCGTTGAACGAGTCGCCGGATGTGAAGGCCACCTACAGCATGCTGTCGCAGGTCACTTACCCGCTGGCCGAAGCCGGCTACTACGTGATGCCGGTGGCGCTGGTGGACGAGACCTTCCGCCAGAACGGCATGACCACCCCGGCCGACATCCATCAGCTGCCGCCGGCCAAGCTGCAGGAAATCTTCGGCGCCGATGCCGGGCTGTACGTGACCGTCAGCGACTACGGCACCCGCTACATGATCCTGAGCAGCGCCACCATCGTCACCGCCAACGCCAAGCTGGTCGACCTGAAAACCGGCACCACCCTGTGGACCGGCAGCGCCACCGCCTCCAGCGAAGAAGGCCGGCAGAACCAGGGCGGGCTGATCGGCATGCTGGTGTCGGCTGCGATCAACCAGATAATCAGCAGCGTGCAGGACGACGCCGGCTACCCGATTGCCGGCATGACCAGCGCGCGGTTGCTCTCGCCTTACCCCAACGGCGGCATTCTGTATGGGCCGCGTTCGCCGAAGTACGGTACGGATTGA
- the pyrE gene encoding orotate phosphoribosyltransferase has translation MQPYQRDFIRFAIDRGVLRFGEFTLKSGRTSPYFFNAGLFNTGSALAELGRCYAAAIVDSKIPFDVLFGPAYKGIPLAATTAVALADQHQLDVPWCFNRKEAKDHGEGGSLVGAPLAGDVLIIDDVITAGTAIREVMQIINAQQAKAAGVLIALNREERGNGELSAIQEVERDFNIPVVSIVSLTQVLEFLADDPQLKQHLPAVEAYRAQYGI, from the coding sequence ATGCAGCCGTATCAGCGCGACTTCATCCGTTTTGCCATCGATCGCGGCGTTCTGCGCTTCGGTGAGTTCACCCTGAAATCGGGGCGTACCAGCCCGTACTTCTTCAATGCCGGCCTGTTCAACACAGGTTCCGCCCTGGCCGAGCTTGGCCGTTGCTACGCGGCGGCCATCGTCGACAGCAAGATCCCGTTCGACGTGCTGTTTGGCCCGGCCTACAAGGGTATTCCTTTGGCGGCGACCACTGCCGTGGCCCTGGCCGACCAGCACCAGCTCGACGTGCCATGGTGCTTCAACCGCAAGGAAGCCAAGGACCACGGCGAAGGCGGCAGCCTGGTGGGTGCACCGCTGGCCGGTGACGTGCTGATCATCGACGACGTGATCACCGCCGGTACCGCCATCCGCGAAGTGATGCAGATCATCAATGCCCAGCAGGCCAAGGCCGCCGGTGTGTTGATTGCGCTGAACCGCGAAGAGCGTGGCAATGGCGAGCTGTCGGCCATCCAGGAAGTCGAGCGCGACTTCAACATTCCGGTGGTCAGCATCGTCTCGCTCACGCAAGTGCTGGAGTTCCTGGCGGACGATCCGCAGCTCAAGCAGCACCTGCCGGCGGTTGAAGCTTATCGGGCGCAGTACGGCATCTGA